One part of the Malus sylvestris chromosome 2, drMalSylv7.2, whole genome shotgun sequence genome encodes these proteins:
- the LOC126602101 gene encoding uncharacterized protein LOC126602101 — MAALTKRGKSVRRVIDCTPPPPNDAPVPSAPPPRPLSPLKSPEELANNNPAPMQRGKRVKMVRDRTPPLPNDAPVPPTPPPPLPSPSPEELVNNNLAPMQRGKRVKMVRDRTPPPPNDALVPLAPPPPPPRRPSSLSQSPEELANNDPETEFDFFAKKTRGKLSGKRLHDILKANNEKNMLVIFDLKQQVPIDAGVSAFFTFEIGILVRSDALVCYKRWMKVPAMAKEKLQESLLDVSKKNADNQKKQKYHHKGRAGPSSNMLGMLTRKENHFL; from the exons atGGCAGCTCTAACAAAAAGAGGAAAGAGTGTGAGGAGGGTGATAGATTGCACACCACCACCTCCAAATGATGCACCTGTACCATCAGCTCCACCACCACGACCCCTATCACCATTAAAATCACCTGAAGAACTAGCAAACAATAACCCAG CTCCAATGCAGCGAGGAAAGAGGGTGAAAATGGTGAGGGATCGCACACCACCTCTTCCAAATGATGCACCTGTACCACcaactccaccaccaccactaccatcACCATCACCTGAAGAACTAGTAAATAATAACCTAG CTCCAATGCAACGGGGAAAGAgggtgaaaatggtaagggatcGTACACCTCCTCCTCCAAATGATGCACTTGTACCACtagctccaccaccaccaccaccacgacgACCCTCATCACTATCACAATCACCTGAAGAACTAGCAAACAATGACCCAg AAACAGAGTTTGATTTTTTTGCAAAAAAGACACGTGGAAAGTTATCTGGGAAACGCCTCCATGATATTTTAAAGGCCAATAACGAGAAGAATATGCTAGTCATCTTTGATTTGAAGCAGCAAGTACCAATTGATGCAGGTGTGTCAGCTTTTTTCACTTTTGAAATAGGGATTCTTGTTCGAAGTGATGCACTGGTGTGTTACAAGAGATGGATGAAGGTTCCAGCTATGGCTAAGGAAAAATTGCAGGAGTCATTGCTA GATGTTTCCAAGAAAAATGCTGATaatcaaaagaaacaaaagtatCATCACAAGGGAAGGGCAGGGCCATCATCCAACATGCTAGGAATGCTCACAAG AAAAGAGAACCATTTTCTGTGA
- the LOC126604602 gene encoding uncharacterized protein LOC126604602 gives MHYVCLTTSDPFLSLRQVRIYREKATGQVYAIKKLKKLEMLLRGQVEHVKAERNLLAKVDNNCINKVYCLFQDEEYLYLIKEYLPGGDMMTLLIRKDTLTEDEASFYIGETVLAIESIHKHNYIHRYIDVILII, from the exons ATGCATTATGTATGCCTTACAACATCTGACCCATTCCTTTCTCTGAGACAGGTTAGAATCTATAGGGAGAAGGCAACTGGTCAAGTATATGCAATAAAGAAGCTTAAGAAATTAGAGATGCTTCTGAGAGGCCAA GTGGAACATGTGAAAGCTGAGAGGAATCTACTTGCTAAGGTTGACAATAATTGTATCAACAAAGTTTATTGTTTGTTCCAAGATGAAGAGTACTTGTATCTAATTAAGGAATATCTTCCTGGTGGGGATATGATGACTTTATTGATACGCAAAGATACATTGACAGAAGATGAAGCTAGCTTTTATATTGGGGAAACCGTCCTAGCTATTGAGTCCATTCATAAACATAATTACATCCATAGGTACATTGATGTTATTTTGATTATCTGA
- the LOC126602108 gene encoding uncharacterized protein LOC126602108 — protein sequence MDTKGKKIIQGFHLTLVNVNNWWYDSDPYVLATQAQQVYYIDDLKLGHPWKVMQKIQHRHVWDVFEKDDDDNDDENDEDDDEYEHGSDNSIRLVQDDNDEGTISLCREDIDPELIDVDEEIQRMLGVIGQQMDEVKVEIDKEEEGEKDEEDEEDEEEEDEDLLFGNNEDGETTDTYNDYD from the coding sequence ATGGATACCAAAGGAAAAAAGATCATTCAAGGATTTCATCTTACATTGGTGAATGTAAATAATTGGTGGTATGATAGTGACCCATATGTGTTAGCTACACAAGCACAACAAGTATATTATATTGATGATTTAAAGTTGGGTCATCCTTGGAAAGTTATGCAGAAGATTCAACATAGGCATGTTTGGGATGTTTTTGAgaaagatgatgatgataatgatgatgaaaatgatgaagatgatgatgagtATGAGCATGGAAGTGATAATTCAATACGGCTGGTTCAAGATGACAATGATGAAGGTACTATATCATTATGTAGAGAAGACATTGATCCAGAATTAATTGATGTTGACGAAGAGATTCAAAGAATGCTTGGTGTAATCGGGCAACAAATGGATGAGGTGAAGGTGGAGATAGATAAGGAGGAGGAAGGGGAGAAAGatgaggaggatgaggaggatgaggaagaggagGATGAGGACTTGTTATTTGGAAACAATGAAGATGGTGAAACAACTGATACATATAATGATTATGATTAA